The Lytechinus pictus isolate F3 Inbred chromosome 8, Lp3.0, whole genome shotgun sequence nucleotide sequence tAATAGTAATTTAGTTAGGTACGCTACTCTAGCGCGAGAGGGCGCGATTTTCGCGTCATCATTTTCGCGTACGAAAATGGCGACAAGCTGCTTCGGGAGCCGGTGCGAGCAATAACGGCAAGCCCTACTTGAGTCTCCTGTCTAGGATGGTAAACGTATATCAATGGGAATGAAAACGATGACATCATCTTCCCAATGCATTCAGCTATACTGCACGGTAAGCTCTTGCGACGGAGGGTCGAGATCGGAACAAAAATTGCACTAAAACAGTCTGTAAGTACAGTTTATGcatcaaatcatcattatatgTTATTTTCATGGAATTATCAGACATATTACGCTAAAAATACATATGCTACTCGAAAATTGAAGTCGTAAGCTTTCATTTCTTACCTCATTCATGGCAGCATTTCTTGCCACCATTTGCCACGGACGAATGTTAAACGCCCTTGCTATTTGTTTCGTGGGATTTTCGTGGGAAGTTTGGCGACGCGTTTCGCGGGCTAATTTATGGCGGCTGCTAGGGTTTATGGTTGCCCGCGGTGTGTAGTCCTGCGCATTGGAATTTGTGTAGCAGACCGTCTACCGTGATATGTCtggtatttctttgatttaaaaaaactttttcttttttataaattaggAATTGAAAACCAGACACAAATGTagaaatcagaaatacatcCCGCACTGACAcacattcattttgattgaataaaatattgaaaaaaaatggcaaatgaCGCAACAACTTTCTGAATCTTCTCGAACCTAATTTTAGCCTTTACTTTAGGTAATTTACTTTAGTcttgatttattatttgatgattatattctgttgaaaattcatgtaacatgatttcttttggcctaatcaaacttaaattttttattattttaaaaatgaatggcctagatctaatttaattcattatcattttaattttcttttgttttcatatttttattttcattcagattAATTTCTTACCTCCATTTGAGCATGGCAATACTTACTGATCTGAAGTCGAGGGGCCCAACAATGAACAGACTTGGGCTGCATGAGCCGTCGAATATCTGTGGTTCCAAGAAAGCGTGATGGAAATGCCGCCTTAAAAAAACCAACCCCACCTCTGCCTCTGGGCTTTGTTCTTGGCGATCCTGCATTCCATTCAGACTGCAACTTTAAGCAGGAATTGTTCTACCAACTacttaattattcacaaatgtGAATTGCAGCTTTTAAATTGACAAGAAAGAAACAATTGATttatctcaccccccccccccaactgtcTTCTAAGTTCTAACATTTTCTATCACCCCAAACTAACACCTTTTTTCTTGTAtgtctgtttaaatattttgatttagactttatgtaattttttcatgatttatttaagaAGTATgagcaaaaaaacaaacaatttggCACATGCAGTAGAGAAGAGAAGGAACATAGTGTTGAAAAAGGATACACATAcagatctgaatattaaaataaatttaaaaaagaaatgacaaatccACACTGACACATGaaagtattcattttattttttttccttgttggCATTGGTTACATTAATTAACtccacataaaaatataaattggatATTTTAACAGTATTAATGAAGTTGctcaataaaatttaaaattaggTATTCTCATTGGAGGTAATGGTTGATACAGATGGGTGGGTGGACCTGcagccactagcgtacctatgggggggggggcagactgcccccccgacgagtcacaacccatgcaagggacgtatccctgccctcCCCCCCTGATGAGCCACCGGTGGCCCCCTCCTTTGAAGTTTAAGACCGAaagtacgaaatcctttatttgtggttgaagacttttttgcttgtcaaatttttgggcggacgattttgccccccccccctgtggaaaatcctaggtacgctactgcctGCAGCTCTATTGTtttattagattttcattttttattgctgggggggggggggggtattatgtAGAGCTGAAGCCAAATGATCTTATGAGGCAAGATTCAGTGTACAGCTCAATATGATGCATGTAAAGTGAtttattaaacttttgaaatatcaattaagaactggaatgatatgaatataagaaatatattaaatgcatgtaaagtgatttattaaacttttgaaatatcaattaagaACTGGAATGATGAATGTTATGAATATAAGAAATCTATTATATGCTAGTTCATCACAACTTTAGCTGGATCTTGCTGCAGAAAGTGCATCGTGTAGTTCTACAAATATCTCGGGTGAGAGGCAGTTTGGCAGAGCGGATGCAATGCTTCATAGGGCCCCTAACATTTCTGTGGTAAGGTCGAATCCAAACTGATGTTTTCATCAAATGATACAGCCTCCTGGCTACAAAAATTTCCTGTagatgaaagagaaaacaaaataatgaatgcaatGAAATTGGGAAAAAAGTGAGGCTAGAGGagcaaaaacaaaagcaaatggTTGTAAAGTTAGTACAGGAGAGGaacaaaatgagaagaaaggaactcacagaaaaggaaacaaaacagAGAGACAAACTTGAGACTagctcctttaaaaaaagttctgtATGGTGTACTATGGatctgtaaaaatattttaaaattatgtaaaGTTTCAAGGATTGAGCATGCATAGGAAATCACGTAAAGGCAAGGATATCAAGTcacgaataaaaacaaaaaatgagggggggggaatgggaattacatcacccccccccccccccgcctctccaaaaaaaaaaaaaccgacttTAATAACTTGTCAAAACTCTATCTAGTATCGGCTTATGTTATTAtcctttttaatgttattgttaGGGATCGAGAGAAAGGATgaacgcgggggggggggtgcattttTCGGATTCATACTTTCAGGCATCAGTGTACTGAAGGGGAACATTTAACATAGGACTACAAAAAATTGCGGTGGACAgacaagaaacaagaaatgatgattaaaatgaaagaaaaaattctCGATCTCaaaacaacttgaaaaaagaaagatgcaaAACCAAATGTTATCAACTCACTTACATATTATATTTGAAATCCATCCCAATGGTCTTCCATGTCGTAATTGTGCACTGTAATTCAGATTATCTAGttaaaacatgtgaaattaacTTCAAGTCTCAAATCAATCGTCTTGCACACTGTGCCttgcaaaacaacaaaatactCCGATATATGCGTATCATGAACGcacatgcatatttatgagcgCCGCGAAAATGACCAATCTCATTCACAAATGATGCGCACTTACGCTTCGTCACCATGCCGCGAGAAGCGTTTATGCGCGATGTAAAATCTCCGCCCCGAATTGGCAATCCCCGAATGCGCATGCGCGGTGGTGATTGATACTCGATGGTCGACAATTCGTTCGGAATGGATAATACTTAGAaatcatttcttaaaaaaatcataacttgagTTATTCTTCATCATATGTCTTAATCAATGCATCATCGTAATGGGTGACACATTTTCTTTATGTTGAGGTAAGTTTCAACAGATTTGgatgaagatttgaattatcagtggcgtacctaatTTAGTATTACAATTCACAGCCATTAAGGTAAACTTGCTTACCTTGGTTGTTGAGAGACGAGAGACATCACCTGTATCCGATGACGAAGTTCCATGCAGCTCACAATCTCTGGTATAATCTCTGGTCTGGTATAAAAAGGTCTCTGGTATAATGGTCTCTGCCGTGGCCCGGCGTTGCAGCTCTTTATATACGTGGCTGCCGGGCCTACGGTTGACTGGGCAGCAAGGGCTATTGATCGGGGGAAACAGGGGAATCAGGGGCAGGGTCTCCTGCCCTACAATGTAATCTTACCGATTACTATATTCCCCCCAACCAACAAAAACCAGGCTTATCTTAAAATCCTTTTAAAAACTCGACAATGTCTTTTAAATAAAAACTGCAAATCTGGCcatatattaaaaattgtaaatgaCATAGGATTTAGGCCTACtttcattatttacatgtatcatgtCCATCTCAATAAAATATAACCCTGAATACTGAATAATCATTGATCGACTATTCTATTTCTACATCATAGCTAGCACAAGTATATTTGATTCGAACATTACAATAAACAACTCGAGGGCGTATGCAGTGAGAAATATTGGAGAATGGACAGCATACATGCACATCTGGGATTACCCAATGAGATTCAACTTTCAAGAATGGCCACAAGAAAGGGTTCACAATAAATTGGTTTGTGATTCTGAAAGTCATTGTATATTTACTATTTgtaattcataatttcaaaacGATTGCATGAATTATCAGTGTCTCATTAGTGCATCTTCAATGTATAATAATGTGTCTTGTTTTCATCCAAACAGGTACAATAAAGACCTTGTGAACCTCTAGGGTAAACCCACACATTACTAACAATGTAACTATAGTTAAAACAGAGGAAGGACCTTATAAACAGTTAGCAAATTAAATTATGTTTCCTTTGTTTACTTCAAGAGCAATGCTAAATTCTTAAAAGGTAAGTGTAAACCACAAAACTAGCATTTGAAAAGTTGGCATATAAAGCCACTTAAATGTTTCTCGAAAGTTAACATGTTGCCACATTGAAATTCACAAGATGATTCACTGAAATTTGCAAATATATTTAAACCGTCCGCAAACTCCTCGATCAAGTTTGTCCTAATAATATTAAAGAGGTGAGACAATTTGTATTTCTGGCTAATGCACATCGAATAcaacatcaaaatattttctaacttgTTGAGACAAGTTCTGACATGTGCATACAATTAGAATAAAGTCCTATCcccatatataaaatatattgctAAAATAGTTGCCACAGCAAAAGGCAAGTGGTttacaaaatcagcaaagtatgaatatttcatttatcttgATAAAGTGTTAGGGATATCATTGCAAAATGTGTAATGTTTTCTGTCATAGTTGTTATTTGATTATAATTCCCTTCCCAATACACTTACACTCGGGCCTAAATGACCTAAGAGGGAAGTCCTTTAACTGCATGCAGGCATGTGCCAGAATTTGATGGATTTGATTGAATGCAAACTAATGCAATTTTAATGTAACTCAAGTAATTTGGAGCACTGAAAAAGACATATTGTTTGGTGTGCCCTGAAATAAATCCTAAAATCTggctttcataaaatattgcaatgAAAATCCCTTCTACTTTATCCTAACTCTTCTCCCTCTCCCTTTCATGATTTTAGGTGGTGGCCAAGGAGGTAGCAGCCAAGGGGTGCAAGAGAAGAATGGAGTATCTCCAAGGGAGAACAAGATATGGGCATACAAGAGAGTCCCGTCTCTATCATGAGATGTGGAGGGTCTACCTTGCATCCCAAGTGCATCCCTAATCGTCTGCtggccatacatgtacatgttcaacTGTTTCAATTGATCACAATCATCTGCCGGAAACAATGAAAAACTTCTACCCAGACAGGGAGAGttattatttatgatgatagttgTGATCTTTGGCGACTTTGAAACAGGGGGAGAGGGTCGGTCCTTACATATTGGGATCAGGGTCGGACCCACTCCTCCGATCCCAGATCGTTTCCCTGATTTAGTTCAGATGGGTTGGATACCGATTCATCAAGCAGGGTCTTGGGCTCAAAAGGACCAGGCTTCTCATTTCCATGGCAACATACACTCTGATCTGGTGTTGAGTGCTCTAATATCAAAGGTTTCTTTAAGTCCATGGAAGAGGTCTGATTCTTAGCAGCCTCAGGAAGACCCTTAGGGTTACCCTTGCTAGGTTCTTGTATTGTACTCCTTTCTGACGTTAGTTGCTCTATTTTGGCTGTCAGGTATTCGACAGATGATTCTAGTGCGTCAAGTGCTTTGAGGCGATGAAGCACGAAGTCCATTTTGTATTCCAAAAGAGTAACTCGATTTTCAATTAACCTATGATTGATAGAATGAGCACTGACTTGTTTAAGTACTTCTGACTGTCTAGTTGGAGCTTCAGAGGGAGGGGGAAATTGTTTGTTTTCCCCGCTCGGTCCCTTATATTCTAATGAACCTGGGGTTGCCCTGACCTGCTTGAGTGATGAGGTGTGTGTAACAGAGGGCAAAGATTTTACTCTTTGacatgtttgattttgttttgagGTTGCCACTGAGCTGATACCACTACTCGCATCACTCTGGTATCCATTACTAATACACTGAAGATGGGCAGATGAAGGGGAACGAGTATCCCTCAAACGCTCCTGAGGTGATTGCGGGGTTAACCGTTTACAGTCTTCAACTGCCCATtcttcagaagatgaagaagccCTTGAGTACCCATTGCGGTTTAAAGGACGACAAGATGAAGGGGACTGAGTCTCATGCCTTTGATCATATTGATTATCATGAGAGGATCGAGGGGGTGAACCATGGTGTCCTTCATCTTTCCGTACCCGGGAAAGAGACGTGCTGGGGTACTCGGTGCTTACTCGAGAATGGACGGGTGAAGGAGAGGGAGTGTTCCGCCGGTGAGGATCAGAAAATGATCTTCGAGGGGAAGACTGCCTTTGTCCTTTACCCTTCCTTTCTGAGCAGCGGATGGATGAAGGGGAGGAAGCATCCCGCCTGGAAGAATCAGAAACTGATTCGCCAAGAGGATACCAACTATGCCCGTCATCCTTCCGTTCTTCATATCGTGATCGAGAACGACGAACAGGTGAAGAGGAACGAGTATCCCATCCTCGCATCCTTGAAGCATAAAATGATTCTCTCGGGGGATCCCGCCTATATTCTTCACCCCTCCGTCTTTCTTCAGAAGGTGATGGAGATCTATATTTGTTTCGATACCTATGCGAATGTGATTCACGATCATCGCCCCAACGCCGGATTGGAGATTCGTTacgatcataatcataatcatcccGATAAGAGTTGGGTGGGGATTCGTAACGTCTCCCACGACGTGGAGAATGGTCGTAATCTCTTGGGTAATCATAACGATAATCATCCCTGTCTCGCGGTGGAGAATTGTAATGACTGTCATAATAATCAGCATCCCTGTATCTTGGTGGGGATTCGTAATGCGGTCTATTACTGTGACGAGGGGAAGACTCATGACAATGATCACCCTTTGAATCATATTGATGACGATCGCATTCGCCTCGCAATGGAGTCTCGCTAGAATAATAGTCACCTCCCCTATAATGTCGTGGggaaatggaaatggaaatggAGCGATCTCTCCGATTGCGGCGCGAATGGAATCTGTCAAGGTAATCCCTAGTTCTGTTGACTTTATGTTCTTCCCCTTGGCCGTTGTCAGGACTTACTGCATCGCCATGAGCGTTGCGGTAATGCCGTGAACGTTGAGGGGAAGTATCGCGATCTCCCATCGACCTACTTTTTACATCTCTAGAATTCCTCCTTTCAGGGGAATCTGAATAACTACTGGAGACCTCACGTTCATTCAACCAGCGATGGTGATACCTATCAGACTTATGGGAGGATTCATCGCTGGAGGAACTTGAATGGTAATGGTCATAGTCCCTTGACCTATGCATGTTATTTAACTGTTTAAACTTGTATTCCAAAAAAGTTCAACAGGAGGTGGGACAATGAAATATTACCGAAGTCTCTTGGAAATAACctgtacaaaatatatattacaattACAAATTCAACTACGAATTAATACCAAGTATTACAATAGATTCTTATAAACAAGCTGCAAGTTGTAAATATTCAACCTACAAGTCGCAAAGTATGTTGCGAATTGTTAAGAAACAAGCCGCAACTTGATTTGCGAACTGTATCAGAAAAATACAAGTCTTGATTTATACAGTACGACTTGTGCCCAACTTGAAAATTTGAGTACACAAAACAACCAAAATGCTTAATTTTATGCAATTCGCGTAGCTAAATCCGGTTACTAACCGGGTTATACAATCAGCAAAATTTGGTCAAGTAATTATTAAAAGCACGCAATTTAAATAAACGCTAAGTGTACTCAGCGCTGTCAAGTTGCATACACAAGTCTTAActacaatatgaaaatatttacaatgacaACAGTTGAATAGTAATAGATCTGCACTCTGAATACTGAGTAAATTCAGGATTCCGTTTGcacaaaatgcaaaagaaatatcaatgtgtatactttatttacaaattgatatgTTCATGCaccaataattattatttatttatgcatAAGTTCTTGCACCAACAATATCTTGAATGCCTCTTTGTTCTTGGAAAGTGCACAAactttaatatatttatttacaagttaTACAAGTGCAAATTGACAAGGAACTCTTGCTTGTTGAAAACAATAATTGAACTAAACAACTTCAATTTATAGCCCACTTGGCTTTGTTTCAGGCGTTCTTCCACCAAAGAAACTAAGTAAAAGAACACTCAGTCTACTTGACtgtataacaaataataaacttGTATGCAAAAGGTAAATTCTTATTCTGCTGCAAAATTCTTTTAACAATGCAGCAATAACAAATTATGTCAAATTCTTGAGTTTCAGAATTTATTTACAATGATGATCCTGAAATCCAAGAAACAAGCAAGGCATTTACAGCAGCAAATCCATAAGAATTTCGACAagataattataaatattacTTGAAGTGAGGGAGtgagatttatttattttaaacacTAAATCCCTTACGCTGACTTATCAAACACCCAAGAATTATCATATGACAATTGCCAACGAAGTGGAAAATAAGTATAAGGATTATCTAGCTTCAACACTAAAAATAGAATCCTCTAATATAATGATGCTCTTTGCCACCACAGgaattaacaataaaaaattaagCTAAGTCCAACCTGAAAATATgctttaaaatgtttaatatgttTTAATAATCCAGTGGACAAAACCTTAAATTCCAAATGTAAATTCCACCTGAAGCTAATGAATTGCTAACCAGTTTAATAAACTTGCTAATGAGAGGAGCCCACGACTATCTTCATGTAGGGAGGCAACTACAAAATTTAAAGTATTAATTTACTAACAAGTTCAATCAGTGAAGCAATAATTAATATCAAACAAACCCCAAacttaataattatattttaattagGGGAAAGCTTAATAAATTCGGTAAGAGCCTACTTATTATTAAAGTCACTTTCAATTCTAGCTAGTGTGAGATGCCCAACCTTGAATTTACAGGGGCAAATCCACAATCTAAAATCAGAACAAGTCAATTGAAGGCCAATTTAATCAAAAGACCTATCGAAATAAAGATAATTCTAACTCACTCCACTCCCTtcctttatccttttttttttttttttttttaagagagcTTAAAATTGTGGGGAAGGTTATCCGAAACAAATTACTAGCCCCTCCTTGTCTTGGGAATTTGCTCCCTCCgttgattaaaaagagagaaaattccaagaaaggaggagaaaattcagcttggaaaataaattggaatTGATAATTGAAAACTCCGATGTAACAAATACGTTCAGGAATTtcaaaaacaaaagcaaactCGCGCCACAAACGCTGTTGGAATTTATGAATTGGTAGGAGCGGGCGCGAGCACAATAGAAAATATTTGGTCAATGACCTACACGGCGATCCCTCTCGCCAAAAAATGCCACAcccaaaatcaaaatgaagtcCAAATAATCTTCCAACTTATTGTTTTCCACGGAAAAATACTAAAAAATTATCCCCAAAACAATTGCTTTGCTTGATATGAAAGCTAAAATTAAACTCGCACGATACGGCGTAGTGCAGCTCTATGCAGTTCTGCACatgtaaatatgtattattGAAAATGGCAGTGCAGCACAGCGCGAAAACAACTACAGCCTACGCTACAAATATAAGATTTTACCGGCAACTTAGCCCttattttataagaaaataCATTAGACAGTAATTTTAATACGatgaaaatacattattatcgatcaaatttatcaaaatgcAGCTCAAATGTCTGCgggttttcaaaatgaaagccGCGCGGTTACGTGTCCGATAACTGTACACACGGAAGCGCAAGCGCATTGACGTGTCCGATAATTGGACACACGGCAGCGCTATACATACGGTACACGGCCAAGTAAAGTCACAACTtcataaaatcacaaaatatgatAACCGAgctcaaaaatattaataattagcGCAGTTTCGATGTAGACGCAGCGCCAATAAGGTAAACTTGCTTACCTTGGTTGTTGAGAGACGAGAGACATCACCTGTATCCGATGACGAAGTTCCATGCAGCTCACAATCTCTGGTATAATCTCTGGTCTGGTATAAAAAGGTCTCTGGTATAATGGTCTCTGCCGTGGCCCGGCGTTGCAGCTCTTTATATACGTGGCTGCCGGGCCTACGGTTGACTGGGCAGCAAGGGCTATTGATCGGGGGAAACAGGGGAATCAGGGGCAGGGTCTCCTGCCCTACAATGTAATCTTACCGATTACTATACCATCATGATATGGCCATgacaaccttaattcagcttgtcGGTATTTTTTAACTAGAGTAGACTCAATCTTGATTCATTTGTATGTGCAATTCCAatgattgtttgaaaaaatagagacaccaataaatgcaataagtTAAAAAACATAttactttttatattatttttgctgacgataatactttttggaaaatattcaaagcgatgacaaattaaacacaaaatatagaaaattctacgTACCTTGAATGAAGCCCCgcaagtgctaccgttcgtttgtcaattaacgTTCCACCAATGTCTTTACActaaagattggacactttgccgactttgtgtaacgctttgcatcgatttacgtgtaaaatagtttttgtgcctagtctttcccttgtagtgtctttgatagcTTTAGCTCATTAGACAAAAAATTGGGGAAATCGCAAGCTCGCTCcgtattttgtcaacgagaagaaaaattaatgcttaaatgacgctatttgagggatattcatcatattagggggaattgacttcacatcgttcGGTAAGTTTCGTAGGACTTGATTCTGTAAATCCTCTTATGAAATTTTGGGGGAagtttgttgcaattttgcatgcgccgtgccttcaattTTCCTGTACACGGCGGCAGTAATGCAGCCATGGGTGATCGCTAGTATCAGTAGAAATGAATGCAGACACTTCCTAAGGGTTGTTAGAGCTAGAAAAGTTGCAGAGGTTTTGGTGGGTTGCGTGAAGATTGCGAATGAAGTATAAATAAGTGTGTGGGGCTGGGTTTTACTGGCATTGTTGAGGTGCAcagggggaagaaagaaaatacaCTCTAGAAAATGCTGAGGGTCTGTCTCAAAGAAACCTATGAATTGTCTGGTATTGTCTGTTGATGAGGTCACGGCACACAGATGCAGTGGCTGGACACGATGAAACAAAGTGTTCTACATCTTCTCGATTAGCGGAACACAGTCAACAGCATGCAGCAGCCTTTCCAATTCTGACAGATAActaaccaccctgcctgtggggaatctacatcTATGGTATTCCAATGCAGTACACAGCACACActtaaaaaattcattaaaatatatcacttttgtgacttaaaatactaatttccatagGGCCTACAGTTCTTGGGGACAAGTGCTTGATTCTTtagcgctaatgcagtttcgtaCCGGCCGACCTGGTGATGTTAGGAATAAAATTTCACCTCAAATTTTGTTCGAATTTATTtatcaagccattgccatgcgagccaatttatgaatgaaaatatagtaagcatgcgcattgcaaaCCTCCTgtgccccacgcagtattccatcgaaacaagtctgcaatactctgtcacctcgtaccaaaatcgacctagaattccactttcctatatttAATATGAATTATCAAAGGTATTCTCAGAGGATctgttttctcaccgataccacacaggtaagcaaattgttattacttcttgcttttccgtcaaaatcttacgaagtagTGTCGATATTACAACGTGTTCGTGAGTTTGTTGAATCTATCGCTACgtgaacaaagtcaattgatttccgggtttcggagcaTACGAAGCACCAGCCAATCACGTTCTTGTTACCATTTTTTCAGTTCATCATAAACCGAAAATGGTAACAcgatcgtgattggctggcgcttcgtatgctccgaaacccggaaatcaattgactttgttcacgtagccatagattctacaaactcacgaacacgatgtaatattgacgctacttcgtaagattttgacggaaaagcaagaagtaataaaATTTTGCTTACTTTGCttggtatcggtgagaaaacagatcctctgagaatacctttcataattcatattaaatatagaaaagtggaattctaggtcgattttggtacgaggtgacagagtattgcagacttttttcaatggaatactgcgtgggcacgggaggcttgcaatgcgcatgcttacta carries:
- the LOC135155302 gene encoding serine/arginine repetitive matrix protein 1-like, coding for MHRSRDYDHYHSSSSSDESSHKSDRYHHRWLNEREVSSSYSDSPERRNSRDVKSRSMGDRDTSPQRSRHYRNAHGDAVSPDNGQGEEHKVNRTRDYLDRFHSRRNRRDRSISISISPRHYRGGDYYSSETPLRGECDRHQYDSKGDHCHESSPRHSNRPHYESPPRYRDADYYDSHYNSPPRDRDDYRYDYPRDYDHSPRRGRRYESPPNSYRDDYDYDRNESPIRRWGDDRESHSHRYRNKYRSPSPSEERRRGEEYRRDPPRESFYASRMRGWDTRSSSPVRRSRSRYEERKDDGHSWYPLGESVSDSSRRDASSPSSIRCSERKGKGQRQSSPRRSFSDPHRRNTPSPSPVHSRVSTEYPSTSLSRVRKDEGHHGSPPRSSHDNQYDQRHETQSPSSCRPLNRNGYSRASSSSEEWAVEDCKRLTPQSPQERLRDTRSPSSAHLQCISNGYQSDASSGISSVATSKQNQTCQRVKSLPSVTHTSSLKQVRATPGSLEYKGPSGENKQFPPPSEAPTRQSEVLKQVSAHSINHRLIENRVTLLEYKMDFVLHRLKALDALESSVEYLTAKIEQLTSERSTIQEPSKGNPKGLPEAAKNQTSSMDLKKPLILEHSTPDQSVCCHGNEKPGPFEPKTLLDESVSNPSELNQGNDLGSEEWVRP